A region of Chloracidobacterium sp. DNA encodes the following proteins:
- a CDS encoding CHAT domain-containing protein, producing the protein MKQQRQKLIPISLLIFTVVMGIVVDGALGQSGSPGAECGKLGPDLSTREIDSGASHCYLLDLEKDNFVRVRVEQRGVDLNLTLADSRGKIVSQIDSPNGYYGQEILNAIVPSTDVYRLEIKTDDSKPKGKYTILREVLRPATENDRKLIAGIATFLQAQKAESPQIALELYREALTAFRAAQDKFQEGMALTYMGAILLNAGRFDEALAHFEPAVAIFTTDYVYERADALQGVAKSNLRLSQLAKALESFQEALSLFQSIQYLQAEAQTLSNIGLVYLESARKQQALKNFERALEIAKINGFIEDEAAYYNNIGRAYDDLGNLPKAGENFALALKRTNNNQERGYVLLSLGKTSFDSGDPRQALAEFEEARKLFIKAADRFGETAVINALGRAHSQLDNKDQAKEMYYLALRQYRQFGHMRGEAITFGNLMAVWQSLGNRRLAIFFGKQSINAHQKVRASARQINDESQRTFTANVADTYRMLAALLLEEERIDEAQEVLGLLKQEEFSRFTRSSSSSSPVLQIGFFGQEVTASREYDELHDRFSRFNRQALTLRRESAALARSGQTVSAEKESELRKLQSDLTEIDSRFVELLKSFAGRFTAQAATKSDAPVLLARSWQKRLSDLEPGTVLLSTLLIKDRYYAILTTSDSQTVHSVKVDRPLLEEKITRYRRNLEDPQTLSDYLGLSQQLYQELIRPVADDLERLSAKTLLLSLDGELRYVPFATLHDGKRFLVEKYATNVVALAQPPIRGKKGPETWRALGAGVSNDPSDPLPRVPAELNFVVRNEVVRGDRKGSFPGKRLLDKDFSTANLVAELAKRPDLVHIASHFSLSSGDESSYLLLGNGERLNLSALRDEKDTRFDMSSVELLTLSACETGSKETNDANGVEIENLSVIVQKRGAKAVIATLWLVSDDSAPEFMREFYRRYKTARGTLSKAQALRAAQAAMLKNSKYSHPAHWGAFIGMGDL; encoded by the coding sequence ATGAAACAACAACGACAAAAACTTATACCAATTTCTTTGCTAATTTTCACGGTTGTCATGGGTATCGTAGTGGACGGTGCGTTAGGACAGTCGGGGTCGCCAGGTGCTGAATGCGGAAAGCTGGGTCCCGATCTCTCGACACGTGAGATCGATAGCGGCGCTTCGCATTGCTATCTATTGGATCTTGAAAAAGACAACTTTGTCCGCGTTCGAGTGGAGCAGAGAGGTGTCGACTTAAACCTCACGCTCGCTGATTCAAGAGGAAAGATCGTTTCGCAAATTGATAGCCCGAACGGCTACTACGGTCAGGAAATTCTTAATGCAATTGTGCCCTCGACGGACGTCTACCGGCTCGAGATTAAAACCGACGACTCTAAACCGAAGGGCAAGTACACGATTCTTCGCGAAGTTCTTCGACCGGCCACCGAAAACGATCGAAAACTGATCGCGGGTATTGCGACGTTTTTGCAGGCCCAAAAGGCCGAATCACCACAAATCGCGTTGGAACTATACAGAGAGGCACTAACCGCGTTTAGGGCGGCTCAGGATAAGTTTCAGGAAGGAATGGCTTTGACTTACATGGGAGCCATTTTATTAAATGCGGGACGCTTTGACGAGGCCCTCGCACATTTTGAACCGGCCGTAGCGATCTTTACAACCGACTATGTGTATGAGCGAGCCGACGCGCTTCAAGGGGTTGCGAAAAGTAATTTGCGACTGAGCCAACTCGCGAAAGCTCTGGAGAGTTTTCAGGAAGCTCTGTCCCTATTCCAATCCATTCAATATTTGCAGGCTGAAGCCCAAACACTTTCCAATATCGGTCTTGTTTACCTGGAATCCGCCCGAAAACAGCAAGCTCTTAAAAACTTCGAGAGAGCTTTAGAAATTGCGAAAATAAACGGGTTTATAGAAGACGAGGCGGCTTATTACAATAATATTGGCCGTGCCTACGATGATCTAGGCAATTTACCGAAGGCCGGGGAGAATTTCGCCCTTGCGCTGAAACGAACCAATAACAACCAGGAACGAGGTTACGTGCTTCTGAGTTTAGGCAAGACATCCTTTGATTCAGGCGACCCTCGTCAAGCCCTTGCAGAATTTGAGGAGGCTCGAAAGCTCTTTATCAAAGCGGCGGATCGATTTGGAGAAACGGCGGTCATCAACGCGCTCGGCAGGGCTCATTCGCAATTGGACAACAAAGATCAGGCCAAAGAAATGTACTATCTTGCCTTGCGGCAATACCGCCAGTTTGGCCACATGCGCGGCGAGGCGATCACGTTTGGCAATCTTATGGCGGTCTGGCAATCGCTCGGAAATCGCCGTCTGGCTATCTTTTTCGGCAAACAATCCATAAATGCTCATCAGAAAGTTCGGGCCTCGGCCCGTCAGATCAACGATGAGTCGCAAAGGACTTTTACGGCAAATGTGGCAGATACCTATCGAATGCTGGCAGCACTGCTACTAGAGGAAGAGCGCATCGACGAAGCTCAGGAAGTCTTGGGACTGCTCAAGCAGGAAGAGTTCAGTCGCTTTACGCGATCTTCATCAAGTTCAAGCCCGGTGTTGCAAATCGGTTTCTTCGGTCAAGAGGTAACGGCTTCGCGTGAGTATGATGAGTTGCACGACCGATTCTCGCGTTTTAACCGACAGGCACTCACTCTTCGACGCGAGAGTGCCGCCCTGGCGCGCAGCGGTCAGACAGTGTCAGCTGAAAAAGAGTCCGAGTTGCGAAAATTGCAGAGTGATTTGACTGAAATTGACAGCCGGTTCGTCGAATTGCTCAAGAGCTTTGCAGGTAGGTTTACGGCACAGGCCGCGACCAAGAGTGATGCCCCCGTTCTCTTGGCGCGTTCCTGGCAGAAAAGATTATCCGACCTTGAGCCCGGAACTGTACTTTTGTCGACTCTGCTTATAAAAGACAGATATTATGCGATCCTTACAACTTCCGACTCGCAAACTGTTCACAGTGTGAAGGTTGACAGACCACTACTTGAGGAGAAAATTACCCGATATCGTCGCAACCTGGAAGACCCGCAAACCTTAAGTGATTACCTGGGTCTTTCGCAGCAGCTCTACCAGGAGTTGATAAGACCGGTCGCGGATGACCTGGAACGGTTGAGCGCGAAAACGCTGCTGCTTTCGCTTGACGGAGAACTTCGCTACGTGCCGTTTGCTACACTCCACGACGGGAAAAGATTCCTAGTCGAAAAATACGCAACCAATGTAGTGGCGCTCGCTCAGCCCCCAATAAGGGGAAAGAAAGGTCCGGAAACGTGGCGAGCTCTGGGAGCGGGCGTTTCCAACGACCCCTCCGACCCGTTGCCGAGAGTCCCGGCCGAACTGAATTTCGTCGTCCGGAATGAAGTCGTACGGGGAGATCGAAAAGGTTCATTTCCCGGTAAAAGGTTGCTCGACAAAGATTTCTCGACAGCAAATCTTGTTGCCGAGCTTGCAAAAAGGCCGGATCTGGTACATATCGCCTCACACTTTAGCCTCAGTTCCGGCGATGAGAGTTCCTATCTATTGCTGGGCAATGGCGAACGATTAAACCTAAGTGCTTTGCGCGATGAAAAGGATACTCGTTTTGATATGAGCAGCGTGGAATTGCTCACGCTTTCGGCCTGTGAAACCGGGTCAAAGGAAACGAACGATGCGAACGGCGTCGAAATTGAAAACCTGAGCGTAATTGTTCAAAAGCGTGGGGCAAAGGCCGTAATCGCAACACTTTGGCTCGTATCAGATGATAGTGCCCCCGAATTTATGCGTGAGTTCTATCGCCGTTATAAAACGGCTCGTGGCACTCTTTCGAAGGCCCAAGCGTTGCGAGCGGCCCAGGCGGCGATGTTGAAGAATTCAAAGTACAGCCATCCGGCACACTGGGGAGCTTTTATAGGCATGGGCGACCTGTGA
- a CDS encoding helix-turn-helix transcriptional regulator, with product MIIVRKSFRQNSHPPHLKARIPALTRCHYQIAGLRTPYSHIVATIGDALRKRRLDQGLTIKNVGEQLKVNEATIHNWETNRRTVQLRFLGRVCDFLGVCPCDVLLPMGVRLKERRVYAGITRKVLAQILKVDGHTISAWEESNQAPTAANIEKILQFLDTSTARVRT from the coding sequence TTGATCATCGTTCGGAAAAGCTTCCGGCAAAATTCACATCCGCCGCACCTAAAAGCCCGCATCCCCGCGTTGACAAGATGCCATTATCAAATTGCAGGTTTAAGAACGCCATATTCACATATTGTTGCAACGATTGGAGATGCTCTAAGGAAACGGCGGCTTGATCAGGGGTTGACCATAAAGAATGTAGGCGAACAACTCAAAGTCAACGAGGCAACCATACATAATTGGGAGACAAACCGGCGAACAGTGCAGTTGCGCTTCCTAGGACGAGTTTGTGACTTTCTAGGGGTGTGTCCCTGCGACGTTCTACTGCCAATGGGAGTTCGGTTGAAAGAAAGGAGAGTATACGCCGGGATCACAAGAAAAGTACTGGCGCAAATACTTAAGGTCGATGGACACACAATTTCTGCATGGGAAGAGTCTAATCAAGCGCCGACAGCAGCAAATATTGAAAAAATATTGCAATTTCTGGACACATCAACGGCAAGGGTCCGCACATGA
- a CDS encoding M23 family metallopeptidase produces MSEPVDPFLNPVLAATSAGTTNGGRFGCSRNGGNSFHDGTDLKADVGTAFVSIYAGTVQAIRDNVPNNVNTPNSVGNYVIIRSNQKQVSIKYCHLSEVSVQPGQAVAAGQELGKTGKSGNAFDDIQVPVKHLHIVVSTDYFLTSTKYVDPEPFLKTNYGANPNSPGPACP; encoded by the coding sequence ATGAGTGAACCCGTTGATCCGTTTCTAAACCCAGTTTTGGCCGCAACAAGCGCGGGTACCACGAATGGAGGCAGATTTGGTTGTTCAAGGAATGGCGGAAACAGCTTTCACGATGGTACCGACCTGAAGGCGGATGTTGGCACGGCGTTCGTCTCGATTTATGCAGGGACCGTGCAAGCCATTCGCGACAATGTTCCGAATAATGTCAACACACCAAATAGCGTTGGAAATTACGTAATCATTCGAAGTAATCAGAAACAAGTTTCCATCAAATATTGTCACTTGAGTGAGGTATCGGTTCAACCAGGCCAGGCGGTTGCTGCTGGCCAAGAATTAGGGAAAACGGGCAAATCCGGGAATGCTTTCGACGATATTCAGGTTCCTGTGAAACATCTTCATATCGTGGTTTCGACTGACTACTTTTTGACCTCTACCAAGTATGTCGACCCCGAGCCTTTTTTGAAAACAAATTATGGCGCAAATCCAAATTCACCCGGGCCAGCTTGTCCATAA